The window GGCGGACCACGGGACGTCTGCGGCCGGGGCCGAACGGCTGCCCGCGGCGCCCGCGCTGAGGGGGTCCCAGGCGATGCCGGTGGCCGCGCAGACCCCGACCAGGAAGAAGGCGGAGAGCAGCAGGGCCAGCAGCGGCCTGCCGCCGCGGACGGCGGGCCGGCGCCGGTGGGACACGGGCCCGGCCGCCCGGTCCGTGTGTTCCGTCCGCCGCGCCGCCCGGCGCCGTGCTCGCCGGTCCGTTCGCCGGTCCGCTGTCATCCTGGTCCCTCCCGCGAATATGCCCCGAGTGGGGGCTGCACAGCAGTAGAGCCCATTACCGGCTTCCGGACAACCGTTCCCAGGGGCCGGGCCCCGGGCACGTACGTCACGCGGACCACGGGAACTACGCAGCCCCGTCCGCCCGTGCGCCCCGTCCGGCGGAGTCAGTCGGAGTCAGTCGGAGCGGGGGGCGGCGATGTCGGCGTTCTCCAGGATCCCGATGGCGTCCGGCACGAGGATCGCAGCCGAGTAGTAGGAGCTGACCAGGTAGGACATGACCGACTTCTGGTCGATGCCCATGCAGCGGACGTTGAGGCCCGGTTCGACCTGTTCCGGGATCGCGGCCGGGCGCAGGCCGATGACACCTCCGTTGTCCTCCCCGGTGCGCAGGGCCAGGATCGAGCTGGTGTGGCCGCCCACGACCGGGATCTTGCCGCAGGGCAGCAGCGGGACGCCGCGCCAGGACGGCACCTGCTTGCCGTGGACCTCGACCGTCTGCGGGACGAGGCCGCGCTTGTTGCACTCGCGCAGGAAGGCGGCGACGGCCTTGGGATGCGCGAGGAAGAACGCGGTGCCCCGGCGCATGCTGAGCAGGTCGTCCATGTCGTCGGGGGTGGGCGGGCCGGACCAGGTGCTGATGCGCTGTCCGTAGTCGGCGTTGTGCAGGAGGCCGAACTCCCGGTTGTTGAGCAGTTCGGACTCCTCGCGTTCGCGCATCGCCTCGACGGTCAGGCGCAGTTGCTGCTCGAACTGGTTCATCGGGTCGTTGTAGAGGTCGGCGACCCGCGTGTGGATCTGCAGCACGGTCTGGGCGAGGCTGAGCTCGTACTCGCGCGGCTGCAGTTCGTAGTCGGCGAAGGTGGCGGGCAGCAGGGCCTCGCCCGCGTGCCCGGAGGCGAGTTCGATGTCGGCCTCGCCGCGCCGGTTGACGGGGCGCCGGCCGTTCTCGACGTACTGCTCCAGGTGGGCCCGCAGGCTCGCCGCGCGGCCGAGCACCTCCTGGAAGGAGCTCCAGCGCAGCACCATGACGGTGGCCGCGGTGGTGGCCCGTACGCCGTAGCCCCAGCGCGGGTCGGCCTGGCCGAGGGCGTCGTCGCCGAGCTGGTCGCCGTCGGTGACGACGCCGAGGAGTTCGCTCCCGCCGTACTTGCCCGGCGTCTGCTTCTCGAAGCGGCCGTGGGCGATGACGAACACCTCGGCGACGGGGGCGCCCGCCTCGACGAGGACGTCTCCGGCGCGCAGGTCGCGCGTGACGAAGCGCAGGGCCAGCTCCTCCAGTACGGCGGAGTCGGCGTAGCCCTTGAGGACGGGCAGCTCGGTGAGGGTGGGGGCGAGGATGCGTACGTCGTCCGCGCCGGCCTGGACGAAGGAGACGCGGCCGCGCCCGACGGCGTGGGTCAGCCGGCGGTTGACGCGGTAGGTGCCGGCGCCCAGGTCCACCCAGGGCAGCATGCGCAGCAGCCAGCGCGAGCTGATGCCCTGCATCTGGGGGACGGACTTGGTGGTCGTCGCGAGATTGCGGGCCGCGGCGGTGCTCAGGCTCAGCCGCCGGTCGTCGGCGGGGTCCAGGAGTGGCTGCGCCTCTGCGGTCATGCGGGGTTCCTCCCTGCGTCGGTCCACGCGGAGCGTGCTGCACGCTCACGGTGCGGCGCGGGGCGTCACGTGCGGTAGCCGCGCCGGCCCGGGGGCTGTTGAAAATCGCGGGCGGTTGAAGCCCTGCACGCCTGTGCGAACTCCCGGGTGGGCGCACATCCGTGCAGGCTTTCAACGCCGCCGCATCTTCAACGGGCCGGCGGGCGCCGGGCCTTCCGGGGGCGGGGGCGGCCCCCGCTCCATGGGTGGGTGTGCCGACCCGCAGGAGGAGCCATGGACCGCGCCCCCGCTCACG of the Streptomyces sp. NBC_01294 genome contains:
- a CDS encoding family 2B encapsulin nanocompartment shell protein produces the protein MTAEAQPLLDPADDRRLSLSTAAARNLATTTKSVPQMQGISSRWLLRMLPWVDLGAGTYRVNRRLTHAVGRGRVSFVQAGADDVRILAPTLTELPVLKGYADSAVLEELALRFVTRDLRAGDVLVEAGAPVAEVFVIAHGRFEKQTPGKYGGSELLGVVTDGDQLGDDALGQADPRWGYGVRATTAATVMVLRWSSFQEVLGRAASLRAHLEQYVENGRRPVNRRGEADIELASGHAGEALLPATFADYELQPREYELSLAQTVLQIHTRVADLYNDPMNQFEQQLRLTVEAMREREESELLNNREFGLLHNADYGQRISTWSGPPTPDDMDDLLSMRRGTAFFLAHPKAVAAFLRECNKRGLVPQTVEVHGKQVPSWRGVPLLPCGKIPVVGGHTSSILALRTGEDNGGVIGLRPAAIPEQVEPGLNVRCMGIDQKSVMSYLVSSYYSAAILVPDAIGILENADIAAPRSD